A single Klebsiella variicola DNA region contains:
- the gcvA gene encoding transcriptional regulator GcvA, translating to MKLPPLNALRCFEAAARLLSLKQAASELCVTASAVSQQIARLEEALNTPLFIRTPRQLQLTEVGEIYLRAVQPAFLQIAAATQRLQVPAGPEKVTLSCTSGFAIQWLLPRLADFERRYPKIEIQIGTTNRRVDLLSEGIDFAVRHGVGGWPELQAYRLLDDDLIPVCSPQLIAPRRSLAGAGDLLQYPLLHDEHREDWALWCEAVGLEPDRARRGPVFTDSNGVTEAAFAGMGMALLRRSFIAPALTQGRLVNPLAQPIACPLAYHLVYHETALLAPANRCFRDWLLGQRPAVIEEGAQ from the coding sequence ATGAAACTTCCACCGCTGAATGCGCTGCGCTGCTTTGAAGCGGCGGCACGGCTGCTTAGTCTGAAGCAGGCCGCCAGTGAGCTTTGCGTTACGGCAAGCGCCGTCAGCCAGCAAATTGCCCGCCTCGAGGAAGCGCTGAATACCCCGCTTTTTATTCGTACTCCCCGACAGTTACAGTTAACGGAGGTGGGGGAGATCTACCTGCGGGCCGTTCAGCCCGCCTTTCTCCAGATAGCCGCCGCCACCCAGCGCCTGCAGGTGCCCGCGGGGCCAGAAAAGGTGACGCTCAGCTGTACCAGCGGCTTCGCCATTCAGTGGCTGCTGCCGCGGCTGGCTGATTTTGAACGACGTTATCCAAAGATTGAGATCCAGATCGGCACCACCAACCGGCGAGTAGATTTGCTGAGTGAAGGGATCGATTTTGCCGTGCGTCATGGTGTCGGCGGCTGGCCGGAACTGCAGGCTTACCGCCTGCTGGATGACGACCTTATCCCGGTCTGTAGTCCGCAACTGATTGCTCCGCGCCGGTCCCTCGCCGGTGCGGGCGATCTGCTGCAGTATCCGCTGCTGCACGATGAGCATCGTGAAGACTGGGCGCTGTGGTGTGAGGCCGTGGGGCTGGAGCCGGACCGCGCGCGCCGCGGTCCGGTGTTCACTGATTCCAACGGCGTGACGGAGGCGGCGTTCGCTGGTATGGGGATGGCATTACTGCGACGTTCATTCATAGCGCCTGCGCTGACGCAGGGGCGGCTGGTTAATCCTCTGGCGCAGCCCATCGCCTGTCCGCTGGCCTATCATCTGGTTTACCACGAGACCGCGCTGCTGGCGCCTGCCAACCGCTGTTTTCGCGACTGGCTGCTCGGCCAGCGCCCGGCTGTTATTGAGGAGGGCGCGCAGTGA
- a CDS encoding DMT family transporter: MRVIDYGRLLLLAALWGASFLFMRITTPAFGAMTSAFLRVLFAAIALGLLLGVQGKWSGYQGKFISTLKLGVINSGLPFLMYCLAAQWLPAGYSATLNATAPMMGMLIGALCFAEPLTLRKGGGALLGAIGVAVIARPTSSLSAALLLPGIGACLIATACYGLAGFLTRRWIQQRGGLEAERVALGSQVGATLFLLPFFLWSGWYGPVIDWRQSLPWIAIVMLGVVCTAAGYILYFRLIADIGPLRSLSVTFLIPPFAALWGYLCLGETIQKGLILGALLIGLALWLIVVPSGRKRGVPGGA; the protein is encoded by the coding sequence ATGCGTGTTATCGACTATGGCCGCCTGCTGCTGCTCGCCGCTCTCTGGGGCGCCAGTTTTTTGTTTATGCGCATCACCACCCCGGCCTTCGGGGCGATGACCAGCGCTTTTCTTCGCGTACTGTTTGCCGCTATCGCGCTCGGGCTGTTACTCGGCGTGCAGGGTAAATGGAGCGGGTATCAGGGAAAATTCATATCCACTCTGAAGCTGGGGGTCATTAATTCAGGCCTTCCTTTTCTGATGTACTGCCTTGCCGCACAGTGGCTGCCGGCAGGGTACTCCGCCACGCTCAACGCCACGGCGCCGATGATGGGAATGCTTATCGGCGCGTTATGCTTTGCAGAACCGTTAACCCTGCGCAAAGGCGGCGGCGCGTTACTGGGCGCCATTGGCGTGGCAGTCATTGCGCGCCCAACCTCCAGCCTCAGCGCCGCCCTCCTGCTGCCAGGGATCGGGGCCTGCCTGATCGCGACCGCTTGTTACGGTCTGGCCGGCTTTCTGACCCGCCGCTGGATCCAGCAGCGGGGCGGCCTTGAGGCTGAGCGCGTTGCGTTGGGCAGCCAGGTCGGCGCCACGCTGTTTCTGTTGCCTTTCTTTCTCTGGTCAGGCTGGTATGGTCCGGTCATAGACTGGCGGCAGAGCCTGCCGTGGATAGCGATAGTCATGCTGGGCGTGGTCTGTACGGCAGCAGGGTATATTCTCTATTTTCGCCTGATTGCTGATATAGGACCGCTGCGTTCGCTGTCCGTGACCTTTTTGATCCCACCTTTTGCGGCGCTGTGGGGCTATTTGTGCCTCGGAGAGACCATACAAAAAGGGCTGATTCTCGGCGCACTGCTGATCGGTCTGGCGCTGTGGTTGATTGTCGTGCCGTCAGGAAGGAAACGCGGGGTGCCGGGCGGAGCATGA
- a CDS encoding L-threonylcarbamoyladenylate synthase, with protein sequence MSQFFYIHPDNPQARLINQAVEIVRKGGVIVYPTDSGYALGCKIEDKGAMERICRIRQLPDGHNFTLMCRDLSELSTYAFVDNVAFRLMKNNTPGNYTFILKGTKEVPRRLLQEKRKTIGMRVPSNPIAQALLETLGEPMLSTSLMLPGSDFTESDPEEIKDRLEKVVDLIIHGGFLGQQPTTVIDLTEDTPVVLREGVGDVKPFL encoded by the coding sequence ATGAGCCAGTTTTTTTATATCCATCCGGATAACCCGCAGGCGCGGTTGATTAACCAGGCGGTGGAGATTGTGCGTAAGGGCGGGGTGATCGTTTATCCTACCGACTCCGGCTACGCCCTGGGCTGCAAAATTGAAGACAAGGGCGCGATGGAGCGGATCTGCCGTATCCGTCAGTTGCCGGACGGCCACAACTTTACCCTGATGTGCCGCGATTTGTCCGAGCTGTCAACCTACGCTTTTGTCGACAACGTGGCGTTTCGTCTGATGAAAAACAACACGCCGGGCAACTACACCTTTATCCTCAAGGGGACCAAAGAAGTGCCGCGCCGGCTGCTGCAGGAGAAACGTAAAACCATCGGCATGCGCGTCCCGTCTAACCCTATTGCTCAGGCGTTGCTCGAAACTTTAGGCGAACCGATGCTGTCCACGTCGCTGATGCTGCCCGGCAGCGACTTTACCGAGTCCGACCCGGAAGAGATCAAAGATCGTCTGGAGAAAGTGGTGGACCTCATCATTCACGGCGGTTTCCTCGGGCAGCAGCCGACCACGGTTATCGACCTGACGGAAGATACCCCGGTGGTGCTGCGCGAAGGCGTCGGCGACGTGAAGCCTTTCCTCTGA
- the rnm gene encoding RNase RNM translates to MSDSQYAVIYDLHSHTTASDGRLTPQELVHRAHEMRVGTLAITDHDSVAAIPAAREEIARAGLPLTLVNGVEISTLWENHEIHIVGLNIDIAHPTMTALLEEQKARRQLRGQMIAERLEKARIPGAWEGALRLADGGAVTRGHFARFLVEAGHAKNMAEVFKKYLARGKTGYVPPQWCTIKQAIDVIHHSGGKAVIAHPGRYDLSAKWLKRLLAHFSEQGGDAMEVAQCQQAPHERAQLATLAVQFGLLASQGSDFHQPCAWIELGRKLWLPAGVEGVWHSWEAAAK, encoded by the coding sequence TTGAGCGACAGCCAATACGCAGTGATTTACGATCTGCACAGCCATACCACCGCCTCTGACGGGCGGCTGACTCCGCAGGAACTGGTCCATCGTGCCCATGAGATGCGCGTAGGCACCCTGGCGATCACCGACCATGACAGCGTGGCGGCGATCCCGGCCGCCCGGGAAGAGATCGCCCGTGCCGGATTACCCTTAACGCTGGTAAACGGCGTCGAGATTTCGACGCTCTGGGAGAATCACGAAATACATATCGTGGGTCTGAATATTGATATTGCGCACCCGACGATGACCGCGCTGCTGGAGGAGCAGAAAGCGCGACGCCAGCTGCGGGGCCAGATGATTGCCGAGCGTCTGGAGAAGGCGCGCATCCCTGGCGCCTGGGAAGGGGCGCTGCGGCTGGCGGACGGTGGCGCCGTCACCCGCGGCCATTTTGCCCGTTTTCTGGTGGAGGCCGGCCATGCGAAAAACATGGCGGAGGTCTTCAAAAAATACCTTGCCCGCGGGAAAACCGGTTACGTGCCGCCGCAGTGGTGTACAATAAAACAAGCGATTGATGTCATTCATCATTCTGGCGGCAAGGCGGTGATAGCCCATCCCGGGCGCTACGATCTCTCCGCCAAGTGGTTGAAGCGGCTGTTGGCCCACTTTAGCGAGCAGGGCGGTGATGCCATGGAAGTGGCCCAGTGTCAGCAGGCGCCCCATGAACGCGCCCAGCTGGCCACCCTGGCCGTGCAGTTTGGTCTGCTGGCGTCACAGGGCTCCGATTTTCATCAGCCCTGTGCGTGGATCGAGCTTGGCCGTAAGCTCTGGCTTCCTGCCGGCGTGGAAGGCGTCTGGCACAGCTGGGAAGCGGCCGCCAAATAA
- a CDS encoding anthranilate synthase component 1 — protein MQTSKPALELLTSDAIYRENPTALFHQLCGARPATLLLESADIDSKDDLKSLLLVDSALRITALGDTVTIQALSANGAALLELLDGALPSGIANQRQPNGRILTFPAVSTLLDEDARLCSLSVFDAFRLLQELVTVPANEREAMFFGGLFAYDLVAGFEDLPPLQSDTACPDYCFYLAETLLVIDHQTKHTRIQASLFTPLESEKQRLEQRLSQLRQQLNEPPAPLPVTTVAEMQCDVDQSDEEYGAVVRKMQRAIRAGEIFQVVPSRRFSLPCPSPLAAYDVLKKSNPSPYMFFMQDNDFTLFGASPESSLKYDAVSRQIEIYPIAGTRPRGRRADGSLDRDLDSRIELEMRTDHKELSEHLMLVDLARNDLARICTPGSRYVADLTKVDRYSFVMHLVSRVVGELRQDLDVLHAYRACMNMGTLSGAPKVRAMQLIAAAEGKRRGSYGGAVGYFTAHGDLDTCIVIRSAYVQEGIATVQAGAGIVLDSVPQSEADETRNKARAVLRAIAQAHHAKEIF, from the coding sequence ATGCAAACATCCAAACCGGCACTCGAGCTTCTCACCAGCGACGCCATCTACCGGGAGAACCCGACGGCGTTATTCCACCAACTGTGTGGCGCCCGTCCGGCCACGCTGCTGCTGGAATCCGCTGATATCGACAGCAAAGATGACTTAAAAAGCCTGCTGCTGGTCGACAGCGCGCTGCGCATCACCGCTCTTGGTGACACTGTCACTATTCAGGCACTTTCCGCTAACGGCGCCGCGCTGCTGGAACTGCTGGACGGCGCGCTGCCCTCCGGGATCGCCAATCAGCGCCAGCCCAACGGCCGCATCCTGACCTTCCCCGCGGTCAGCACCCTGCTCGATGAAGACGCCCGCCTCTGCTCACTGTCGGTGTTTGACGCCTTCCGTCTCCTGCAGGAGCTGGTGACCGTCCCGGCCAACGAGCGTGAAGCGATGTTCTTCGGCGGCCTGTTCGCCTATGACCTGGTCGCCGGCTTTGAAGATCTTCCACCGCTGCAGAGCGACACCGCCTGCCCGGACTACTGCTTCTATCTGGCTGAAACTCTGCTGGTCATCGACCATCAGACCAAGCATACCCGCATTCAGGCCAGCCTGTTCACCCCGCTGGAGAGTGAAAAACAGCGCCTGGAGCAGCGCCTGAGCCAGCTGCGTCAGCAACTGAACGAGCCGCCGGCGCCGCTGCCGGTTACCACTGTGGCCGAAATGCAGTGCGACGTTGACCAGAGCGATGAAGAGTACGGTGCGGTGGTGCGCAAAATGCAGCGCGCGATCCGCGCCGGGGAAATCTTCCAGGTGGTTCCTTCCCGTCGCTTCTCGCTGCCCTGCCCGTCGCCGCTGGCCGCTTATGATGTGCTGAAGAAGAGCAACCCCAGCCCGTACATGTTCTTTATGCAGGACAACGATTTCACCCTGTTCGGCGCCTCGCCGGAGAGTTCGCTGAAATATGACGCCGTCAGCCGTCAGATTGAGATCTACCCTATCGCCGGCACCCGGCCACGCGGCCGCCGCGCCGACGGTTCGCTGGATCGCGATCTTGACAGCCGCATCGAACTGGAAATGCGCACCGACCATAAAGAGCTTTCCGAACACCTGATGCTGGTGGATCTGGCGCGTAATGACCTGGCCCGCATCTGTACCCCGGGCAGCCGCTATGTCGCCGATTTAACGAAGGTTGACCGTTACTCCTTCGTGATGCATCTGGTCTCCCGCGTGGTCGGCGAACTGCGTCAGGACCTCGATGTGCTGCACGCCTACCGCGCCTGCATGAACATGGGCACCCTCAGCGGCGCACCGAAGGTCCGCGCCATGCAGCTGATTGCCGCCGCCGAAGGTAAACGCCGCGGCAGCTACGGCGGCGCGGTGGGCTATTTCACCGCCCACGGCGACCTCGACACCTGCATCGTCATCCGTTCCGCCTACGTGCAGGAGGGTATCGCTACCGTCCAGGCCGGAGCCGGCATTGTGCTCGACTCGGTTCCCCAGTCGGAAGCGGATGAGACCCGAAATAAAGCCCGCGCGGTGCTGCGCGCCATTGCCCAGGCCCATCACGCGAAGGAGATTTTCTGA
- the trpD gene encoding bifunctional anthranilate synthase glutamate amidotransferase component TrpG/anthranilate phosphoribosyltransferase TrpD, with amino-acid sequence MADILLLDNIDSFTYNLADQLRANGHNVVIYRNSVPAQALIERLGTMDNPVLMLSPGPGTPSEAGCMPELLTRMRGKLPIIGICLGHQAIVEAYGGYVGQAGEILHGKASSIEHDGQAMFAGLANPLPVARYHSLVGSNIPAGLTINANFNGMVMAVRHDADRVCGFQFHPESILTTQGARLLEQTLAWALQKLEHTNTLQPILEKLYQAETLSQQESHQLFSAVVRGEVKPEQLAAALVSMKVRGEQPQEIAGAATALLENAAPFPRPDYLFADIVGTGGDGSNSINISTASAFVAAACGLKVAKHGNRSVSSKSGSSDLLAAFGINLDMNADKSRAALDELGVCFLFAPKYHTGFRHAMPVRQQLKTRTLFNVLGPLINPAHPPLALIGVYSPELVLPIAETLRVLGYQRAAVVHSGGMDEVSLHAPTVVAELHNGEIKSYQLTADDFGLTPYHQAQLAGGTPEENRDILTRLLQGKGEAAHEAAVAANVAMLMRLHGHEDLKANAQQVLDVLHSGAAYDRVTALAARG; translated from the coding sequence ATGGCTGACATTCTGCTGCTCGATAATATCGATTCTTTCACCTATAACCTGGCAGACCAGCTGCGGGCCAATGGTCATAACGTGGTGATTTACCGTAACTCCGTCCCGGCGCAGGCGCTGATTGAGCGTCTGGGCACCATGGACAACCCGGTGCTGATGCTCTCCCCGGGCCCGGGTACGCCGAGCGAAGCTGGCTGCATGCCGGAACTGCTGACCCGTATGCGTGGCAAGCTGCCGATCATCGGCATCTGCCTCGGTCATCAGGCCATTGTCGAAGCCTACGGCGGCTATGTCGGCCAGGCGGGCGAGATCCTCCATGGCAAAGCATCCAGCATTGAGCACGACGGCCAGGCCATGTTTGCCGGTCTGGCTAACCCACTGCCGGTGGCGCGTTACCACTCGCTGGTTGGCAGCAATATTCCCGCCGGGCTGACGATTAACGCCAATTTCAACGGTATGGTGATGGCGGTGCGTCACGATGCGGACCGGGTGTGCGGCTTCCAGTTCCATCCGGAATCGATCCTTACCACTCAGGGCGCACGGCTGCTGGAGCAGACCCTGGCCTGGGCGCTGCAGAAGCTGGAGCACACTAACACCCTCCAGCCGATCCTTGAGAAGCTGTACCAGGCGGAAACCCTGAGCCAGCAGGAGAGCCACCAGCTGTTCTCCGCCGTCGTGCGCGGTGAAGTGAAGCCTGAGCAACTGGCCGCCGCGCTGGTCAGTATGAAAGTGCGCGGCGAGCAGCCGCAGGAAATTGCCGGCGCCGCCACCGCGCTGCTGGAAAACGCCGCGCCGTTCCCGCGCCCGGACTACCTGTTTGCCGACATCGTCGGCACCGGTGGCGACGGCAGCAACAGCATCAATATCTCCACCGCCAGCGCCTTTGTCGCTGCGGCCTGTGGATTGAAAGTGGCGAAACACGGTAACCGCAGCGTCTCCAGTAAATCAGGCTCTTCTGACCTGCTGGCGGCCTTCGGCATCAATCTCGATATGAACGCCGATAAATCCCGCGCGGCGCTCGATGAGCTGGGGGTTTGTTTCCTGTTCGCGCCGAAATACCACACCGGTTTCCGCCACGCGATGCCGGTCCGTCAGCAGCTGAAGACCCGCACCCTGTTTAACGTGCTGGGGCCGCTGATCAACCCGGCGCATCCGCCGCTGGCGCTGATTGGCGTCTACAGCCCGGAACTGGTGTTGCCGATCGCCGAGACCCTGCGCGTGCTGGGCTATCAGCGCGCGGCGGTGGTGCACAGCGGTGGGATGGATGAAGTCTCGCTGCATGCGCCCACGGTGGTGGCCGAACTGCATAACGGGGAAATCAAAAGCTATCAGCTGACCGCTGACGACTTCGGCCTGACGCCTTACCATCAGGCGCAGCTGGCGGGCGGCACGCCGGAAGAAAATCGTGACATTCTGACGCGCTTGCTACAAGGTAAAGGTGAAGCCGCTCACGAAGCCGCCGTCGCCGCCAACGTCGCCATGTTGATGCGTTTACACGGGCATGAAGATCTGAAAGCTAACGCTCAGCAGGTACTGGATGTGCTGCACAGCGGCGCGGCCTATGACAGAGTGACCGCCTTAGCGGCAAGAGGGTAA
- the trpCF gene encoding bifunctional indole-3-glycerol-phosphate synthase TrpC/phosphoribosylanthranilate isomerase TrpF — MQTVLAKIVADKAIWVEARKQQQPLASFQNEVVPTQRNFYDALAGTRTAFILECKKASPSKGLIREDFDPAAIASIYKHYASAISVLCDEKYFQGSFDFLPIVSKVAPQPILCKDFTIDPYQIYLARYYQADACLLMLSVLDDEQYRQLSAVAHSLNMGVLTEVSNEEELERAIALKAKVVGINNRDLRDMSIDLNRTRQLAARLGPDVTVISESGIHTYAEVRELSHFANGFLIGSALMEQADLEAAVKRVLLGENKVCGLTRPQDAQVAWESGAIYGGLIFVPTSPRAVNDAQAKAVIAAAPLQYVGVFRNAPLDEVVARAQALGLAAVQLHGDEDQAYIDALRDALADNVRIWKALSVGETLPARTLRHVDKYLFDNGQGGSGQRFDWSLLQGQDLRNVMLAGGLGADNCVEAAKSGCAGLDFNSGVESQPGMKDASKLASVFQTLRAY; from the coding sequence ATGCAGACCGTTTTAGCAAAAATCGTTGCCGACAAAGCGATTTGGGTAGAAGCCCGCAAACAACAACAACCGTTAGCCAGTTTTCAGAATGAAGTGGTCCCGACGCAGCGCAATTTCTATGACGCGCTGGCCGGCACCCGCACCGCGTTTATTCTCGAGTGCAAAAAGGCCTCGCCGTCGAAGGGGTTGATTCGCGAAGATTTCGATCCGGCGGCGATCGCCAGCATCTACAAACACTACGCCTCGGCGATCTCAGTGCTGTGTGATGAGAAATATTTCCAGGGCAGTTTCGATTTTCTGCCGATCGTCAGCAAGGTCGCGCCGCAGCCGATCCTGTGTAAGGACTTCACCATCGACCCTTACCAGATCTACCTGGCGCGCTACTATCAGGCCGATGCCTGCCTGCTGATGCTCTCGGTGCTCGACGATGAGCAGTACCGCCAGCTCTCCGCGGTGGCGCACAGCCTGAATATGGGTGTGCTGACCGAAGTCAGCAATGAAGAGGAGCTGGAGCGCGCCATCGCCCTGAAGGCGAAGGTGGTGGGCATTAACAACCGCGACCTGCGCGATATGTCGATTGACCTTAACCGCACCCGTCAGCTGGCGGCGCGTCTCGGCCCGGATGTCACGGTGATCAGCGAATCCGGCATCCATACCTATGCTGAAGTGCGCGAGCTGAGCCACTTCGCCAACGGCTTCCTGATCGGCTCCGCCCTGATGGAACAGGCGGATCTGGAAGCGGCGGTTAAACGTGTGCTGCTCGGCGAGAATAAAGTGTGCGGCCTGACGCGCCCGCAGGATGCCCAGGTGGCCTGGGAGTCCGGCGCCATCTACGGTGGCCTGATTTTCGTCCCGACTTCGCCGCGGGCGGTGAATGACGCCCAGGCCAAAGCGGTGATCGCCGCTGCGCCGCTGCAGTACGTCGGCGTGTTTCGCAATGCGCCGCTGGACGAGGTGGTCGCCCGCGCGCAGGCTCTGGGGCTGGCCGCCGTCCAGCTGCACGGTGATGAGGACCAGGCCTATATCGACGCGCTGCGCGACGCCCTCGCGGACAACGTCCGTATCTGGAAAGCGCTGAGCGTTGGTGAAACCCTCCCGGCCCGTACTCTCCGCCATGTCGACAAGTACCTGTTCGACAACGGCCAGGGCGGCAGCGGCCAGCGCTTTGACTGGAGCCTGCTGCAGGGCCAGGATCTGCGCAACGTCATGCTGGCGGGTGGCCTGGGTGCCGATAACTGTGTGGAAGCGGCCAAAAGCGGCTGTGCCGGACTCGATTTCAATTCAGGCGTAGAGTCGCAACCCGGGATGAAAGACGCCAGCAAGCTGGCCTCCGTATTCCAGACGCTGCGCGCATATTAA